One Vibrio neonatus genomic window carries:
- a CDS encoding OmpH family outer membrane protein, with protein sequence MKKLIKAAGLSLVVLSTSLVAHAAEAAQKVAYVNTAQIFQELPQREAVLKTLQEEFKDKTADLKAIEAKIKSKADKARRDAALLGDDGVRKLQIEIAGLEAEYKLKGQSLERDGKRREAQEKQKLFKVIQDAVNVVAKREGVDMVVDAQALQYAKPELDLSQKVIDELNK encoded by the coding sequence TTGAAAAAACTAATTAAAGCAGCAGGCCTGAGTCTTGTAGTCTTGTCTACATCTTTGGTTGCGCACGCCGCAGAAGCTGCCCAAAAAGTTGCTTATGTAAATACCGCTCAAATTTTCCAAGAGCTACCACAACGAGAAGCTGTGCTTAAAACTCTTCAAGAAGAGTTCAAAGACAAAACAGCAGATTTAAAAGCAATTGAAGCTAAGATTAAATCTAAAGCGGATAAAGCACGTCGCGATGCGGCACTACTAGGTGATGATGGCGTTCGTAAACTACAAATCGAAATCGCTGGCCTAGAAGCTGAATACAAACTAAAAGGTCAATCTCTAGAGCGTGATGGCAAACGTCGTGAAGCTCAAGAGAAGCAAAAACTATTTAAAGTGATTCAAGACGCGGTAAATGTTGTTGCTAAACGTGAAGGTGTAGACATGGTTGTTGATGCGCAAGCTCTTCAATACGCTAAGCCTGAACTAGACCTATCACAAAAAGTGATTGACGAACTAAATAAGTAA
- the dnaE gene encoding DNA polymerase III subunit alpha, with product MTEPKFIHLRVHSDYSMVDGLSKVPPLVKKVAELGMPAVALTDFTNLCGLVKFYNKAHGEGIKPIIGADFMMQSAEFGDELTRITVLSANNQGYKNLTLLISKAYLRGHVQHHPVIDKEWLAELNEGLIVLSGGKSGELGKALLKGNDELTQQCIDFYQQYFADRFYVELTRTGRVDEESYLHFALECASKSNLPVVATNEVVFLNAEQFDAHEIRVAIHDGFTLEDPRRPKNYSAQQYLRTEEEMCELFSDIPEALQNSVEIAKRCNVTVRLGEYFLPNFPTGDMSIEEFLVHKSEEGLEERLEFLFPDPKVRAERRPEYDERLQIELGVVNQMGFPGYFLIVMEFIQWSKDNDIPVGPGRGSGAGSLVAYALKITDLDPLEYDLLFERFLNPERVSMPDFDIDFCMDKRDQVIDHVAELYGRDAVSQIITFGTMAAKAVIRDVGRVLGHPYGFVDRISKLVPPDPGMTLSKAFDAEPQLGELYDADEEVKDLIDMCRILEGCTRNAGKHAGGVVISPTTITDFSPIYADAEGHFPVTQFDKNDVETAGLVKFDFLGLRTLTIIDWALGLINPRLEKMGEAPVRIESIPLQDEASFRVLQNSETTAVFQLESRGMKDLIKRLKPDCFEDIIALVALFRPGPLQSGMVDNFIDRKHGREAISYPDETWQHESLKETLEPTYGIILYQEQVMQIAQILAGYTLGGADMLRRAMGKKKPEEMEKQRSVFKEGAENNGVDGELSMKIFDLVEKFAGYGFNKSHSAAYALVSYQTLWLKTHYPAEFMAAVMTADMDNTEKVVGLVDECIRMGLKILPPDVNSGLYRFNVDETGAIVYGIGAIKGVGEGPIDSMIEARAKDGHFKDLFDFCARVDLKKCNKRVIEKLIQAGALDRLGPHRAAMMASVDAAVKAAGQYHQAEAFGQSDMFGVLTDTHSDVEQAYAQVPKWPEKVWLEGERETLGLYLTGHPINLYLRELAKYTSCRLNNATPTRRDQSVTLAGLVIAAKVMTTKRGSRIGILTLDDRSGRMEVMLFSDMLEKYAELVEKDRIVVVSGQVSFDDFNGGLKMTAREVMDLGHAREKYASGLSISISESQIDAQFFERFSRVLEPHRAGTIPVHIYYQRSDARAKLSLGVEWRVTPSDTLIDDLKQLLGNDQVELEFN from the coding sequence ATGACAGAGCCGAAGTTTATACATTTACGCGTCCACAGTGACTATTCCATGGTGGATGGCTTGTCGAAAGTGCCGCCTCTAGTCAAGAAAGTGGCAGAGCTTGGCATGCCTGCGGTGGCATTGACCGACTTTACTAACTTATGTGGGTTAGTGAAGTTTTATAATAAGGCTCACGGCGAAGGCATTAAGCCTATTATTGGCGCTGACTTTATGATGCAGTCAGCTGAATTTGGTGATGAATTAACCCGCATCACAGTCTTATCTGCCAATAACCAAGGTTATAAAAACCTGACTCTATTGATTTCTAAAGCCTACCTGCGCGGTCATGTTCAGCACCACCCTGTAATAGATAAAGAGTGGCTGGCTGAGCTAAACGAAGGCTTAATTGTTCTCTCTGGCGGTAAAAGTGGTGAGCTAGGTAAAGCCTTATTAAAAGGCAATGATGAACTGACTCAGCAGTGCATCGATTTTTATCAGCAATATTTTGCTGACCGCTTTTATGTTGAATTAACTCGTACTGGCCGCGTTGATGAAGAAAGCTATCTGCACTTTGCGCTAGAATGCGCCAGTAAAAGCAACCTACCAGTAGTAGCGACCAACGAAGTTGTATTCCTAAATGCTGAACAGTTTGACGCCCATGAAATCCGTGTGGCGATTCATGATGGTTTCACGCTAGAAGATCCGCGCCGCCCAAAAAATTACAGTGCTCAGCAGTATTTGCGCACTGAAGAAGAAATGTGTGAGCTGTTCTCAGACATTCCTGAAGCCTTACAAAACAGTGTCGAAATAGCCAAACGTTGTAACGTTACCGTACGCCTAGGGGAGTATTTCTTACCTAACTTCCCAACCGGTGATATGAGCATTGAAGAATTCTTAGTGCATAAGTCTGAAGAAGGCTTAGAAGAGCGCTTAGAGTTTTTATTCCCCGATCCCAAGGTGCGCGCCGAGCGTCGCCCTGAATACGATGAGCGATTGCAAATCGAGCTAGGCGTTGTCAACCAGATGGGCTTTCCCGGTTACTTCCTGATCGTAATGGAGTTCATCCAGTGGTCGAAAGATAACGATATTCCAGTAGGCCCAGGCCGTGGTTCAGGTGCAGGTTCATTGGTGGCTTACGCGCTGAAAATCACCGACCTTGATCCACTAGAATACGATCTGCTCTTTGAACGATTCTTAAACCCTGAACGTGTTTCGATGCCCGATTTCGATATCGACTTTTGTATGGATAAGCGCGATCAGGTTATTGATCACGTGGCTGAGCTGTATGGTCGAGATGCGGTATCGCAGATCATCACCTTCGGTACTATGGCGGCCAAAGCGGTTATTCGTGATGTAGGGCGTGTGCTAGGTCACCCATACGGGTTTGTTGATCGTATCTCCAAGTTAGTACCGCCTGATCCGGGAATGACGCTAAGTAAAGCATTTGATGCTGAGCCACAACTGGGCGAGCTCTATGATGCCGATGAAGAGGTAAAAGATCTTATCGATATGTGTCGCATCCTAGAAGGGTGTACACGTAACGCCGGTAAACACGCTGGTGGCGTGGTGATCTCACCAACCACCATTACCGACTTCTCACCAATCTATGCCGATGCTGAAGGGCATTTCCCGGTTACTCAATTTGATAAAAATGACGTAGAAACCGCAGGTCTGGTTAAGTTTGACTTCTTGGGGTTACGTACTCTAACGATCATCGATTGGGCGCTAGGGCTGATTAACCCAAGGCTTGAAAAAATGGGCGAAGCGCCGGTTCGCATCGAATCGATTCCTTTGCAAGATGAAGCCTCATTCAGAGTGCTACAAAACTCCGAAACGACTGCGGTATTCCAGCTTGAATCTCGCGGTATGAAGGATTTGATCAAGCGCCTTAAACCGGACTGTTTTGAAGATATCATCGCACTGGTGGCGCTATTTCGTCCCGGCCCACTGCAATCGGGCATGGTAGATAACTTTATCGACCGTAAGCACGGCCGAGAAGCGATCTCTTACCCTGATGAAACGTGGCAACATGAGTCATTAAAAGAAACCTTAGAACCGACCTACGGCATCATTCTGTATCAAGAACAGGTTATGCAAATCGCCCAGATTTTAGCGGGCTATACGCTCGGCGGCGCAGATATGTTGCGCCGTGCTATGGGTAAGAAAAAACCGGAAGAGATGGAGAAGCAACGCTCGGTCTTTAAAGAAGGGGCAGAAAACAATGGCGTAGATGGCGAGTTGTCGATGAAAATCTTCGACTTGGTAGAAAAATTTGCTGGCTATGGCTTTAACAAATCGCACTCGGCGGCGTATGCATTGGTTTCATATCAAACGCTATGGCTAAAAACCCACTATCCTGCCGAATTTATGGCGGCGGTAATGACCGCGGATATGGATAATACGGAAAAAGTGGTCGGCCTAGTCGATGAATGTATCCGTATGGGGCTGAAAATCTTACCGCCAGATGTGAACTCGGGTCTATATCGCTTTAACGTCGATGAAACCGGCGCGATTGTGTACGGTATTGGTGCAATTAAAGGGGTCGGTGAAGGCCCGATTGATAGCATGATCGAGGCGCGAGCCAAAGACGGTCACTTTAAAGATCTGTTTGATTTTTGTGCGCGTGTTGATCTTAAAAAATGCAACAAGCGTGTGATTGAAAAGCTCATTCAAGCAGGCGCGTTAGATCGCTTAGGCCCACACCGAGCGGCTATGATGGCTTCTGTGGATGCAGCGGTAAAAGCGGCGGGTCAATACCACCAAGCGGAAGCCTTTGGACAGTCGGATATGTTTGGCGTATTAACCGATACCCATTCCGATGTTGAGCAAGCCTATGCGCAAGTGCCTAAATGGCCTGAAAAAGTATGGCTAGAAGGGGAGCGAGAAACGCTCGGCTTATATCTAACCGGTCACCCTATTAACTTGTATCTACGCGAACTGGCAAAATACACCAGTTGTCGATTAAATAACGCCACACCAACTCGGCGCGATCAATCCGTTACCTTAGCGGGTTTAGTGATTGCGGCTAAAGTGATGACCACTAAGCGCGGTTCTCGCATTGGTATTCTGACTTTAGACGACCGTTCTGGGCGAATGGAAGTGATGTTATTTTCTGATATGCTAGAAAAGTATGCAGAACTTGTAGAAAAAGATAGAATTGTAGTGGTTTCTGGACAGGTCAGCTTTGATGATTTCAATGGTGGCCTTAAAATGACGGCTCGTGAAGTCATGGATCTTGGCCATGCTCGTGAGAAATACGCTTCTGGACTCAGTATCTCGATATCAGAGTCTCAAATTGATGCACAGTTCTTTGAACGCTTCAGTCGAGTGTTAGAGCCGCATCGCGCTGGTACTATTCCAGTCCATATTTATTATCAACGTAGCGACGCAAGAGCCAAGTTATCCTTGGGTGTTGAATGGCGAGTTACGCCAAGCGATACGTTGATTGACGATTTAAAGCAGCTACTTGGGAATGACCAGGTAGAACTCGAATTTAACTGA
- the lpxA gene encoding acyl-ACP--UDP-N-acetylglucosamine O-acyltransferase: MIDPTAKIHPTAVIEGNVTIGANTTVGPFTYISGDVEIGEDNEIMSHVVIKGLTKIGNGNRVFSFAILGEENQDKKYHGEATQLVVGDRNVIRESVQMHRGTVQDKGITQVGSDNLFCVNAHIAHDCVIGDNVILGNNATLAGHVKVQDYVILTALVPVHQFCTLGAHAFIGGGSTVAQDIPPFVMAQGNHCSPIGINSEGMKRRGFEKQDILAVRRAFKTLYRSGLTLDEAKVEIAKSADEYPAVKQFIDYLNNDVNRGIIR, encoded by the coding sequence ATGATTGATCCTACTGCAAAAATTCACCCAACTGCAGTTATTGAAGGCAATGTAACAATTGGTGCCAACACAACGGTTGGACCGTTTACATACATCAGTGGCGATGTTGAAATTGGTGAAGACAATGAGATTATGTCTCATGTTGTTATTAAAGGCTTAACCAAAATTGGTAACGGAAACCGCGTGTTTTCTTTTGCCATTTTAGGTGAAGAAAACCAAGATAAAAAATATCACGGCGAAGCTACCCAGCTTGTGGTAGGTGATCGTAATGTGATTCGTGAAAGTGTGCAGATGCACCGCGGCACAGTACAAGATAAGGGCATTACTCAAGTAGGCAGTGATAACCTATTTTGTGTGAACGCACATATTGCACATGACTGTGTGATTGGCGACAACGTCATTCTTGGTAACAACGCCACTCTTGCAGGACACGTAAAAGTACAAGACTACGTGATTCTTACTGCGCTCGTTCCTGTGCATCAGTTCTGTACTTTGGGCGCGCACGCGTTCATCGGTGGCGGTTCAACTGTAGCGCAAGACATCCCTCCATTTGTGATGGCGCAAGGTAACCACTGTAGCCCTATCGGTATTAACTCTGAAGGCATGAAACGTCGCGGCTTTGAGAAGCAAGATATTCTCGCTGTACGTCGTGCATTTAAAACCTTATACCGTTCAGGTCTCACTTTAGATGAAGCGAAAGTTGAAATTGCCAAATCAGCAGACGAATACCCTGCGGTTAAGCAATTCATTGATTACCTAAACAATGATGTGAATCGTGGCATCATTCGCTAA
- the rnhB gene encoding ribonuclease HII — MAKAKVEYPPFEYPQGYSLFAGVDEVGRGPLVGDVVTAAVILDPNNPIEGLTDSKALSEKKRLALFPEIKQKALAWSVGRCSPEEIDELNILHATMLAMTRAIEGLSVQPDFALIDGNRVPTIAMPGLAVVKGDLRVAEISAASIIAKVVRDQEMVELDDKHPQFGFAKHKGYPTKAHFAAIEEHGVIAEHRKSFKPVKRALGLLD, encoded by the coding sequence ATGGCAAAAGCAAAAGTAGAATACCCTCCCTTTGAGTACCCGCAAGGTTACTCTTTGTTTGCCGGAGTGGATGAAGTAGGGCGAGGCCCCTTAGTAGGGGATGTTGTCACTGCCGCGGTTATTTTAGACCCGAATAATCCTATTGAGGGGCTGACCGATTCAAAGGCACTGTCTGAGAAAAAACGTTTGGCGTTATTTCCAGAAATTAAACAAAAAGCGCTAGCATGGTCAGTAGGTCGCTGTTCACCTGAAGAAATCGATGAGCTGAATATTTTACACGCCACTATGCTGGCAATGACGCGCGCCATTGAAGGCTTGTCTGTTCAGCCTGATTTTGCCTTAATTGATGGCAATCGAGTGCCGACCATCGCGATGCCGGGGCTTGCGGTAGTGAAAGGTGATTTAAGAGTGGCTGAAATCAGCGCCGCCTCGATTATCGCTAAAGTGGTACGCGACCAAGAAATGGTTGAGCTTGATGATAAGCACCCTCAATTTGGCTTTGCTAAACATAAAGGGTATCCGACTAAAGCACACTTTGCCGCTATCGAAGAGCACGGCGTGATTGCCGAGCACAGAAAAAGTTTTAAGCCAGTTAAACGAGCGTTAGGTCTACTTGACTAA
- the fabZ gene encoding 3-hydroxyacyl-ACP dehydratase FabZ: protein MDIMEIQSLLPHRYPFLLLDRVTDYEEGKYLVGLKNVTFNEPQFTGHFPQLPVFPGVLILEAMAQATGLLAFKTFGAPKENELYYFASVDQAKFRKPVSPGDQMFIEVELLKNRRGIAMFNGVAKVDGEVVCSAELKCARREF, encoded by the coding sequence ATGGATATTATGGAGATTCAATCTCTTCTTCCACACCGTTATCCGTTTTTACTTCTTGATCGTGTAACCGATTACGAAGAAGGAAAATATCTAGTTGGTTTGAAAAACGTGACCTTTAATGAACCTCAGTTCACCGGTCACTTCCCACAATTGCCTGTATTCCCTGGGGTTCTTATCCTAGAAGCAATGGCTCAGGCAACGGGCTTGCTTGCATTTAAAACCTTTGGCGCACCAAAAGAAAATGAATTGTATTACTTTGCTAGCGTGGACCAAGCAAAGTTCCGTAAACCTGTTAGCCCAGGCGATCAAATGTTTATCGAAGTAGAACTGTTGAAAAACCGTCGCGGTATTGCGATGTTTAACGGTGTTGCAAAAGTAGACGGTGAAGTTGTCTGTTCTGCAGAACTAAAATGTGCTCGTCGAGAATTCTAA
- the bamA gene encoding outer membrane protein assembly factor BamA yields MSLKRILLTALLLGSSAVYGAENFVVQDIKIEGLQRVALGAALLEMPVRVGDTVGGKDVSDIIKSLYRSGNYEDVKVMRDGNVLVVRVTERPTIASVSFSGNKAIEEEQLQQNLNSSGVRVGEALDRTALSTIEKGLEDFYYSVGKYNASVQAVVTPLPRNRADLKFVFSEGVSAKIQQINFIGNTVFTDSELLSRFNLNVDVPWWNFMADEKYQKQVLAGDLEAMKSYYLNQGYLKFKVDSSQVAISPDKKGVYISLFLDEGEQYTVKDVKVRGELIGKRDEFEQMNPFKKGDVYSGGAVTGMEESIKRVLGESGYAYPNVRTIPEFDDENHTVSLVVNVEAGNRIYVRDIRFVGNNSTKDEVLRREMRQMEGSWLNSKNLETGKTRLNRLGFFETVDVQTVRVPGTDDQVDVVYSVKEANSGSVNFGIGYGTESGISFQVGLQQDNFLGTGNRVGINAMMNDYQKNVSLEYRDPYWNLDGVSLGGKVFYNKFEASEAGIVDYTNESYGGSLTWGFPFDELNFVEVGFGYTHNSLSNLDPYVQIENFLQSQGNNYNAIENTLETDDFDVSLTWTRNNLNRSIFPTSGNHQRLTGKITVPGSDAQYYKIQYDARQYFPLNHKQTFALLFRGRLGYGNGYGKTGGNDNLFPFYENFYAGGFTTLRGFGSNSAGPKAVYDDPSGCSGNAGGNNPCYSATDESAGGNATMLGSIELIVPTPFAGDSFRNQLRTSLFLDVASVWDTEFNDVDVDENLPGSEYYYDYSDPFAYRASVGAAVQWMSPMGPLVFSLATPIEIYEGDDKEVFTFTIGRTF; encoded by the coding sequence ATGTCGCTAAAACGTATCCTGCTTACCGCGTTACTACTTGGAAGTAGTGCAGTTTACGGTGCAGAAAATTTTGTGGTCCAAGATATAAAAATTGAAGGTCTTCAACGTGTAGCTCTCGGTGCTGCTCTGTTGGAGATGCCCGTTCGCGTTGGTGATACTGTTGGCGGAAAAGATGTATCTGACATTATCAAGTCTTTGTACCGTTCTGGTAACTATGAAGATGTAAAAGTGATGCGTGATGGCAACGTTTTAGTTGTCCGTGTGACTGAGCGTCCTACCATTGCTAGCGTGTCTTTTTCAGGCAACAAAGCCATTGAAGAAGAACAGTTACAGCAAAACCTTAATTCCTCTGGTGTACGTGTCGGTGAAGCGTTAGACCGCACGGCGCTAAGCACCATTGAAAAAGGGCTTGAAGACTTTTACTACAGCGTAGGTAAGTACAACGCTTCAGTACAAGCGGTTGTAACACCACTTCCTCGTAATCGCGCCGATCTTAAATTTGTTTTCTCGGAAGGCGTTTCAGCTAAGATCCAGCAAATCAACTTTATCGGCAACACCGTATTTACGGATAGCGAACTATTGTCTCGCTTCAACTTGAATGTGGATGTGCCTTGGTGGAACTTCATGGCCGATGAGAAATATCAAAAGCAAGTTCTTGCTGGCGATCTCGAAGCGATGAAGTCGTATTACCTGAATCAGGGCTACCTCAAATTTAAAGTAGATTCTAGCCAAGTGGCGATTTCTCCGGATAAGAAAGGCGTGTATATCTCGCTATTCTTAGACGAAGGTGAGCAGTACACAGTTAAAGACGTAAAAGTTCGCGGTGAGCTCATTGGTAAGCGCGATGAATTTGAACAGATGAACCCGTTCAAAAAAGGCGATGTTTACAGCGGTGGCGCAGTTACCGGAATGGAAGAGTCCATCAAGCGCGTATTGGGTGAGTCAGGATATGCTTATCCTAACGTTCGAACTATCCCTGAATTTGATGACGAGAACCACACAGTTTCGTTAGTGGTTAACGTAGAAGCGGGCAACCGTATCTATGTGCGTGATATTCGCTTTGTGGGTAACAACTCCACTAAAGATGAAGTGCTGCGTCGTGAAATGCGTCAAATGGAAGGCAGTTGGTTAAATTCTAAAAACCTAGAAACAGGTAAAACACGTTTAAATCGTCTTGGTTTCTTTGAAACTGTTGATGTGCAAACCGTGCGCGTGCCAGGCACAGATGACCAAGTAGATGTGGTTTACTCGGTAAAAGAAGCCAACTCAGGCAGTGTTAATTTTGGTATCGGTTATGGTACTGAATCAGGTATTAGCTTCCAAGTCGGCCTACAACAAGACAACTTCTTAGGTACAGGTAATCGCGTTGGTATTAATGCCATGATGAACGATTATCAGAAAAACGTTAGCTTAGAGTACCGTGACCCTTATTGGAACTTAGATGGTGTCAGTCTGGGTGGTAAGGTCTTCTACAACAAGTTTGAAGCATCTGAAGCGGGTATTGTTGACTATACCAACGAAAGTTATGGTGGCTCATTAACTTGGGGTTTCCCATTTGATGAATTGAACTTTGTGGAAGTCGGATTTGGCTACACACACAACAGTTTATCGAACCTAGACCCTTATGTTCAGATAGAAAATTTCCTTCAATCTCAAGGTAATAACTACAATGCGATTGAAAATACGTTAGAAACTGATGATTTTGACGTTTCTCTGACTTGGACGCGTAATAATCTAAACAGAAGTATCTTCCCTACGTCGGGTAACCACCAACGTTTGACCGGTAAGATTACCGTTCCGGGTTCTGATGCGCAGTACTATAAAATTCAGTACGATGCGAGACAGTACTTCCCGCTTAACCACAAACAAACTTTCGCGTTATTGTTCCGCGGTCGTTTAGGTTACGGTAATGGTTACGGCAAAACCGGTGGCAATGATAACTTGTTCCCATTCTATGAGAACTTCTATGCGGGTGGTTTCACTACCTTGCGTGGCTTTGGTTCAAACAGTGCGGGTCCAAAAGCGGTATACGATGATCCATCAGGCTGTTCTGGTAACGCCGGTGGCAACAACCCATGTTATTCCGCAACCGATGAATCGGCGGGTGGTAACGCCACTATGTTGGGTAGTATCGAGTTAATCGTACCGACACCATTTGCAGGGGACAGTTTCCGTAATCAGCTGCGTACCAGTCTGTTCTTAGATGTCGCCAGTGTATGGGACACAGAGTTCAACGACGTTGACGTAGATGAAAACTTGCCGGGCTCAGAATATTATTACGATTATTCAGACCCATTTGCGTACCGCGCATCAGTAGGTGCCGCAGTACAGTGGATGTCACCAATGGGGCCATTAGTGTTCTCATTAGCGACTCCGATTGAAATTTATGAGGGTGATGACAAAGAGGTCTTCACTTTCACAATTGGTAGAACCTTCTAA
- the lpxD gene encoding UDP-3-O-(3-hydroxymyristoyl)glucosamine N-acyltransferase, with amino-acid sequence MTELTLQQLEQITGGTLYGDPNTKVTAVAAMDKAEEGHITFLSNPRYKKQLPECKASVVMVKESERSLCVGNALVVADPYVAYAKVAQALNTPQLPATGIAASANIADDAVLGNNVSIGPNATIDSGAVLGDNVSIGAGAYVGKNAAIGAGTQLWANATVYHHVQVGERCVFHSSSVIGADGFGYANERGEWIKIPQVGTVRVGDRVEIGASTTVDRGALDDTVIGSNVILDNQIQIGHNVCIDYGSCIAGGTVVGGSTHIGKYCIIGGGAAISGHLEIADGSMISGRAMVLRSITEKGVYSSGMPALPNREWRKSVARLNRLEDMLHRLNELEKKLGS; translated from the coding sequence ATGACAGAACTGACGCTACAACAACTTGAACAAATTACCGGTGGTACACTTTACGGTGATCCCAACACTAAGGTTACTGCGGTAGCTGCAATGGATAAGGCCGAAGAAGGGCACATTACCTTCTTGTCCAATCCACGCTATAAAAAGCAATTGCCAGAGTGTAAGGCGTCAGTGGTTATGGTTAAGGAAAGCGAGCGCTCGCTATGTGTAGGTAACGCTCTTGTGGTCGCAGACCCTTATGTTGCTTACGCTAAGGTCGCTCAAGCGTTAAATACGCCTCAGCTTCCTGCCACAGGAATTGCAGCTTCGGCAAACATTGCTGATGATGCAGTTCTTGGCAATAATGTTTCTATTGGTCCAAATGCCACTATCGACTCTGGTGCGGTGCTAGGAGACAACGTCTCTATTGGCGCGGGTGCTTATGTGGGTAAAAATGCGGCCATTGGCGCGGGTACACAATTGTGGGCAAATGCGACGGTTTATCATCACGTACAAGTGGGTGAGCGTTGCGTTTTTCATTCTAGCTCAGTGATTGGTGCAGACGGCTTTGGGTACGCTAACGAGCGTGGCGAATGGATCAAAATCCCGCAAGTAGGCACAGTCAGAGTTGGCGATCGTGTCGAAATTGGCGCAAGTACAACCGTTGATAGAGGTGCGTTAGACGACACTGTTATCGGTAGCAATGTGATTTTAGATAACCAAATTCAAATTGGTCATAATGTCTGTATCGATTACGGCTCTTGCATTGCAGGTGGTACAGTAGTCGGTGGTAGTACTCACATTGGTAAATATTGTATTATTGGTGGTGGTGCTGCCATTTCAGGGCACTTAGAAATTGCTGACGGAAGCATGATATCTGGTCGTGCAATGGTGCTTCGCAGCATCACTGAGAAAGGCGTATATTCATCAGGTATGCCAGCGCTACCTAACCGAGAATGGCGTAAATCTGTTGCTCGCCTTAATAGGCTTGAGGACATGCTCCATCGCCTAAATGAACTCGAGAAAAAGCTCGGCTCTTAA
- the lpxB gene encoding lipid-A-disaccharide synthase, with protein MSRPLRIGVVVGELSGDTLGEGLIKGIQQKYPDAEFVGIAGPKMQALGCRSLFDMEELSVMGLVEVLGRLRRILHIKKETAKFFKQWQPDVFIGIDAPDFNLRLELELKNAGLKTVHYVSPSVWAWRPKRIFKIDAATDLVLAFLPFEKAFYDKYQVACEFVGHTLADAIPMHSSKSEARERFGLQQDRRWLAVLPGSRRGEVKLMAQDFIEGCKLLHEKYPDIGFIVSAVNPARKAQFEEIWQQTAPELDFQIIEENSARNIMAAADFILLACGTAVLEGMLVNRPMVTAYKVNKISGFIAKRMMLNKYYSLPNLLADEELLTELIMEECNPQQIFTAMQNIIDGDTTYMTDKFSEMHAWIKRDADTQAANAVLNLIGK; from the coding sequence ATGAGTCGACCATTACGTATCGGTGTTGTTGTTGGAGAGTTGTCTGGGGACACGCTGGGTGAAGGTCTTATCAAGGGAATTCAGCAAAAATATCCTGATGCTGAATTTGTTGGAATTGCTGGACCAAAAATGCAAGCATTGGGCTGTCGCTCTCTGTTTGATATGGAAGAGTTATCGGTCATGGGATTGGTTGAAGTCCTAGGGCGATTGCGTCGAATTCTGCACATCAAAAAAGAAACCGCTAAGTTTTTCAAGCAGTGGCAACCGGATGTTTTTATTGGTATCGATGCCCCTGATTTTAATTTGCGACTTGAGCTAGAATTAAAAAATGCTGGCTTAAAAACCGTGCATTACGTGAGTCCTTCAGTATGGGCATGGCGTCCAAAGCGCATCTTTAAAATCGATGCCGCAACGGATCTTGTGCTGGCCTTTCTCCCTTTCGAAAAGGCCTTTTACGATAAGTATCAAGTGGCGTGTGAGTTTGTTGGACACACATTAGCCGACGCGATTCCTATGCATTCAAGCAAAAGCGAAGCGCGTGAACGTTTTGGCCTACAGCAAGACAGACGCTGGCTGGCGGTACTGCCGGGCAGTCGCCGTGGTGAAGTGAAGCTAATGGCGCAAGACTTTATCGAAGGCTGTAAACTGCTGCATGAAAAATACCCAGATATTGGTTTTATCGTATCGGCGGTCAATCCAGCACGAAAAGCTCAGTTTGAAGAAATTTGGCAACAAACCGCTCCTGAACTCGATTTTCAAATCATTGAAGAAAACTCAGCACGTAATATTATGGCCGCAGCCGATTTCATTTTGCTTGCCTGTGGCACCGCCGTATTAGAAGGCATGTTGGTTAATCGTCCAATGGTGACCGCATACAAGGTCAATAAAATATCAGGCTTTATTGCTAAGCGTATGATGCTAAATAAGTATTACAGCTTGCCTAATCTGCTCGCGGATGAAGAGCTACTTACTGAGCTGATTATGGAAGAATGTAATCCACAGCAAATATTCACGGCAATGCAGAATATTATCGATGGTGATACCACCTATATGACGGATAAGTTTAGCGAAATGCACGCGTGGATAAAGCGTGACGCTGATACTCAAGCAGCCAATGCGGTACTGAATTTAATAGGCAAGTAA